In a single window of the Candidatus Celerinatantimonas neptuna genome:
- the rppH_2 gene encoding RNA pyrophosphohydrolase, whose product MIDGDGYRPNVGIIICNKRGQVLWARRFGQHSWQFPQGGVNDGETPEQAMYRELFEEVGLKSDDIRILAVSRHWLRYKLPKRLVRWDSKPVCLGQKQKWFLVRLENSESAIRFDCCGHPEFDDWRWVSYWYPVRQVVSFKRDVYRRALKEFATHLMSQSTRDRGGRKRRKRRL is encoded by the coding sequence GTGATTGATGGTGATGGTTATCGTCCGAATGTTGGCATCATCATTTGTAACAAACGAGGACAGGTATTATGGGCCAGACGTTTTGGCCAACACTCGTGGCAGTTCCCTCAAGGGGGGGTGAATGACGGTGAGACTCCGGAACAAGCTATGTACCGGGAATTGTTCGAAGAAGTTGGATTAAAGTCAGATGATATTCGAATACTTGCAGTGAGCCGACATTGGTTGCGTTACAAATTGCCAAAAAGGTTAGTCCGTTGGGATAGTAAACCTGTTTGCCTTGGGCAAAAGCAAAAATGGTTTTTAGTCAGATTGGAGAATAGTGAATCAGCCATTCGTTTTGATTGCTGTGGACATCCTGAATTTGATGATTGGCGCTGGGTGAGTTATTGGTATCCGGTCAGGCAGGTTGTGTCATTTAAACGGGATGTTTACAGACGGGCGCTTAAAGAATTCGCTACTCATTTAATGAGTCAGTCGACTCGGGACAGAGGGGGGCGTAAGCGTCGTAAGCGTCGCTTATAA
- the mutH gene encoding DNA mismatch repair protein MutH, protein MNTAPQSIEQLLLRAREMAGLSLTELAHRLHVQLPDNLRREKGWTGQLLELWLGATAGSKPEQDFPQLGVELKSLPIDRNGRALESTYVCMTPLLHAQGETWQSSSVRNKLSRVLWIPVLAEREIPIVNRTIGSPILWQPTPKQEAILKQDWEELMEAIALGKVEQLTARHGTALQLRPKAANSRVRTKAYGPRGQLIDTLPKGFYLRRSFTQNLINEYFLL, encoded by the coding sequence ATGAATACAGCACCACAAAGCATCGAACAATTGCTCTTACGAGCTCGTGAAATGGCGGGTTTATCATTAACCGAACTAGCCCACCGACTTCACGTTCAACTTCCTGATAACCTTCGAAGAGAAAAAGGATGGACAGGCCAACTATTAGAATTATGGTTAGGCGCCACGGCTGGCAGTAAACCAGAACAAGATTTCCCCCAATTAGGGGTTGAACTAAAATCACTCCCTATTGATCGAAATGGTAGAGCACTGGAAAGTACTTATGTCTGCATGACCCCTCTACTTCATGCTCAGGGAGAAACTTGGCAAAGCAGTAGTGTCCGAAACAAATTATCCAGAGTCCTCTGGATCCCCGTTTTAGCCGAGCGAGAAATCCCCATTGTTAACCGTACAATCGGCTCTCCTATTCTATGGCAGCCAACGCCAAAACAAGAAGCTATCCTTAAACAGGATTGGGAAGAATTAATGGAAGCTATCGCACTTGGCAAAGTTGAACAACTAACCGCCCGACATGGAACTGCACTTCAACTTCGTCCCAAAGCAGCCAACAGTCGTGTCAGGACCAAAGCTTATGGTCCGAGGGGCCAATTGATTGATACCCTTCCAAAGGGCTTCTATTTACGCAGAAGTTTTACACAAAACCTAATAAATGAGTACTTTTTGCTATAA
- the trmD gene encoding tRNA (guanine-N(1)-)-methyltransferase, giving the protein MDDKLLLLQMGVITLFPEMFDAISEYGVTGRAIKRGLIALESWNPRDFTHDRHHTVDDRPYGGGPGMLMMVQPLKDAIEAAKEVLGSQAKVIYLSPQGKPFNQAGAVELAKSEKLIFLAGRYEGIDERLIRSHVDEEWSVGDYVLSGGELPAMTMIDAVSRLVPGVLGDKASAEQDSFMNGLLDYPHYTRPHELDGEVVPSVLLSGNHQEIARWREKQSLGRTYQRRPELLKLLALTDKQQALLAEYIRENNE; this is encoded by the coding sequence ATGGATGATAAATTGCTATTACTGCAGATGGGCGTTATTACGCTGTTTCCGGAAATGTTTGATGCGATTAGCGAGTATGGTGTCACGGGACGAGCGATTAAGCGCGGTTTGATTGCGCTGGAGAGTTGGAATCCCCGGGATTTTACCCATGATCGGCATCATACCGTTGATGACCGCCCTTATGGTGGTGGTCCTGGAATGCTTATGATGGTTCAACCGCTTAAAGATGCGATTGAAGCTGCAAAAGAAGTATTAGGTAGTCAGGCAAAGGTTATTTATCTTTCTCCTCAAGGAAAACCGTTTAATCAGGCTGGTGCGGTTGAGCTGGCAAAATCTGAAAAATTGATTTTTTTGGCTGGACGATATGAAGGAATCGATGAGCGATTGATTCGATCGCATGTTGATGAAGAATGGTCTGTAGGGGATTATGTCCTAAGTGGTGGTGAATTGCCTGCAATGACTATGATTGATGCCGTTTCCCGGTTGGTTCCGGGGGTTTTAGGTGATAAGGCATCAGCTGAACAGGATTCCTTTATGAACGGTTTATTGGATTACCCTCATTATACCCGTCCACATGAGCTGGATGGTGAAGTTGTACCCAGTGTACTGTTGAGTGGAAATCATCAAGAAATTGCGCGTTGGCGGGAAAAACAATCACTGGGACGGACATACCAAAGACGACCAGAGTTATTAAAGCTTCTAGCTCTGACTGACAAACAGCAAGCATTACTTGCTGAGTATATTCGTGAAAATAACGAGTAA
- the rplS gene encoding 50S ribosomal protein L19: MSNIIKELEQEQMKKDIPAFAAGDTVVVQVKVKEGNRERLQAFEGVVIAKRNRGLHSSFTVRKISSGEGVERVFQTHSPLIEGIAVKRRGDVRRAKIYYLRNLSGKKARIKEKLDKK; the protein is encoded by the coding sequence ATGAGCAATATCATTAAAGAGCTCGAACAAGAGCAAATGAAAAAAGATATCCCTGCATTTGCTGCAGGTGATACAGTTGTCGTTCAGGTTAAAGTAAAAGAAGGTAACCGTGAACGTTTACAGGCTTTTGAAGGCGTTGTAATCGCTAAACGTAACCGTGGTTTACATTCATCTTTCACTGTTCGTAAGATTTCTAGCGGTGAAGGTGTTGAACGTGTATTCCAGACTCACAGTCCGTTAATTGAAGGCATAGCTGTGAAACGTCGTGGTGATGTTCGCCGTGCTAAAATCTACTATCTGCGTAATCTGTCAGGTAAGAAAGCACGTATTAAAGAAAAACTGGATAAGAAATAA
- the rimM gene encoding Ribosome maturation factor RimM — protein sequence MSHPEVVIVGRLGGVYGIKGWLKVNSFTEQTEAIFDYVNWFIGKDGQWQSVEIDAWRRHNHSLIAKLKGFDVREQSQTLTGLDIAVEASALPELADDEFYWRELLGMQVINRDGYHLGLVSDLMETGSNDVLVVKANLKDAFGKKERLIPFIESQMVDQVDRESKIITVDWDPGF from the coding sequence ATGAGTCATCCGGAAGTTGTCATTGTAGGTCGTCTCGGCGGAGTCTATGGCATTAAAGGTTGGCTGAAAGTGAACTCTTTTACCGAGCAAACCGAAGCAATTTTTGATTATGTGAATTGGTTCATCGGTAAAGATGGCCAATGGCAATCTGTGGAAATTGACGCTTGGCGTCGGCATAACCATTCTTTAATTGCTAAGTTGAAAGGTTTTGATGTTCGGGAGCAATCACAGACCCTGACGGGATTGGATATTGCTGTTGAAGCTTCTGCATTACCAGAGTTGGCTGATGATGAATTTTATTGGCGCGAACTTCTCGGAATGCAGGTCATTAATCGTGACGGGTATCATTTAGGTCTGGTTTCAGATTTGATGGAAACGGGCTCGAATGATGTCTTGGTTGTCAAAGCTAATCTCAAAGATGCATTCGGTAAAAAAGAACGGTTGATTCCGTTTATTGAATCTCAGATGGTTGATCAGGTTGATCGCGAATCTAAGATTATTACAGTTGATTGGGACCCTGGTTTTTAG
- the rpsP gene encoding 30S ribosomal protein S16, with product MVTIRLQRGGVKKRPFYQVVVADSRNARNGRFIENLGFYNPVAKGEVENVRLNMERITHWISQGASVSSRVEKLIKDAQVAA from the coding sequence ATGGTTACCATTCGTTTACAACGTGGTGGCGTGAAAAAACGGCCATTTTATCAGGTTGTTGTAGCTGACAGCCGTAACGCTCGTAACGGTCGGTTTATTGAAAACTTAGGTTTTTATAATCCTGTTGCGAAAGGCGAAGTTGAAAATGTTCGTTTGAATATGGAACGTATTACACACTGGATTAGTCAGGGTGCATCTGTTTCTTCTCGCGTAGAAAAACTGATTAAAGACGCTCAGGTAGCGGCTTAA